The DNA window CAGGACCGCGCCGAGCCCGAACAGCAGGCCGACGGCCGCGGTCAGCGTGTCCAGCCAGTCCTGGTGGAACACCGCGGGCCCGCTCACCCCGGTGAGCGCGAGCGCGGAATGGGCCAGCTTGTCGCGGAACGACATCGGCTCGACGACCGAGTTCGACGACGCGGCCAGCAGCACGAAGTTGATCACCAGCCCGGCCAGCAGGAGCTGGACGAACACCCGTACCGCGCGCCAGCGGCCCGTCACCGGGTCGGGCAGCGCCACGAAGTGCCGCCGCGTGAGCAGCAGGGCCACCAGCAGGCCGACGGTGACGAATCCCGCGCCGGCGGAATGCTTGAGGCCGAGGTGCGACACCGAAAGCAGCACGCACGCGGCCACCGCGAGCTGCCACGCCCGCCGCTTGCGCCGCCGCAGGCCCGCCGCGAGCAGCACCAGCAGCACGCCGGTGACCAGCACCACCGCGGCCGCCGCCGTCGTCGCGTCCTGCGGCAGCTCCAGCCATTCGGCGACGTGGCCGCGCAGGCCCCGCCGCCCGGCGGGAACGAGCACCGAAACCACGGCCGCCAGGCCGGCCAGCCTGGTGACCCACGTGATGACCAGCACGGGCACCTTTCCGGTCAGTGCCCAGCGCAGCTCAGTCCTCGCCTCCCCGCTCACCTGTACTTCAGCAAGATCATCCGCCCCGCAATTCCCCTGTGTGACTATCCCGGCGGCGCCAGCTCGACGAACGGCGCCAATGAGGCGGGATTCGCCAGCGCGTCCCTGCTCACGGCCCGTTCGGGTGCTACCCCGGACAGGATCTTCTTAACCGGTACCTCACACTTTTTACCGTTGAGCGTGCGCGGAACCTCAGCCACCACCACGAACCGATCGGGTACGTGTCGTGGCGACAGCGCGCCGCGAAGCTCCCTCCGTAAGACGGGTTCGATCTCGTCGAGCGTTACGCCTTCGGCGAGCACGAGGAAGCACAGCAGCTCGCCGTCCGGGTTCGCCGCGCTGGAGGTATCGATGACCAGCGAATCCGCCACCTCGTCGTACCCCTCGACGACGCGGTAGAACTCCGCGGTGCCCATCCGGACCCCGCCCCGGTTCAACGTCGAGTCGCTGCGGCCGTAGATGACGGCGGAGCCCCGCGTGGTGATCTTGATCCAGTCGCCGTGCCGCCAGACACCGGGGAAGTCCTCGAAGTAGGCCTCCCGCAGCCGCGAACCGTCTTCGTCGTGCCAGAAGAACACCGGCATGGACGGCATCGGCGCGGTGATCACCAGCTCGCCGACCTCCTCGACGACCGGCTTCCCCGCTTCGTCGTACGACGCGGCAGCGGTGCCGAGGCTCCGGCAGGACAGCTCGCCGATCCACACCGGGACGTCCGGCGCCGAGCCGACGAACGCGGTGCACAGATCGGTGCCGCCGGACACCGAGCAGATCTGCACCGAGGCCCCGACCTCGTCGACGAGCCAGCGGAACCCCTCCTGGCTCAACGGGGAACCGGTCGAGCCGATCGCCCGCAGCGCGGTCAGGTCGTACTGGGCCGCGGGCCGCAGGTGCGCCTTGAGGCAGCTCTGGACGAACGGCGCCGACGTGCCGAAGTAGCTCACGCGGTGCTGTTCGGCGAGCTTCCACAGCACGCCGAGATCGGGGTGGCCGGGGCTGCCGTCGAACAGCACCACGGTGGTGCCGACGAGCAGGCCGGAGACGAGGAAGTTCCACATCATCCAGCCGGTGGTGGTGAACCAGAAGAACCGGTCGCCCGGCCCGAGGTCGTACTGCAGGCCGATCGCCTTGAGGTGCTCGGCGATGATGCCGCCGTGCCCGTGCACGATCCCCTTCGGCAGGCCCGTGGTGCCCGAGGAGTAGAGCACCCACAGCGGGTGATCGAACGGCACCGGCTCGAACGCCAGCTCGGCGCCGTCGTGCTTCGCGAGCGTCTCGTCCCAGTCCAGTGCGCCGTCGAACGTGCCGCCGCCGACGTAGTCGATCAGCAGCGTCGCCTCGACGGTTTCGATCTCCTCGGCCAGTTTCCGCACGGTCGGCCGCACGTCGAATGACCGTCCATTGTAGACGTAACCGTTGACGGCGACGAGCACCTTCGGCTCGATCTGGGCGAACCGGTCGGACACCGCGCGCACCCCGAAGTCCGGTGAGCACGAGGACCAGATCGCGCCGAGGCTCGCGGCGGCGAGGAACGCGACGAGGGTTTGCGGGCAGTTGGGCGCGAGCGCGACGACCCGATCCCCTTTGCCCACACCGAGTTCGGCCAGCGCGGCGCGCGCGGCCGCGACCCGCGCGCGCAGTTCGCCGTAGGTCACTTCGCCCGCCACCCCGTCTTCGCGGTGGAAGATCAGGGCCAGCTCGTCGTCGGCCTTCGCCGCGCCCGCGACATCGGATGTCAGCGCGTGCTCGGCGTAGTTCAAGGTGCCGCCGGGGAACCACTTCGCGCCCGGCATCGACCTGTCCGCGAGCACCTCGCTCGGCCGTTCGTGCCAGCGCACGCCGAAGAACTCGGTGACCGCGCCCCAGAACCCGTCGAGGTCTTCGGTCGAGAAGCGCCACAGCTCGTCGTATCCGTCGACCTTCACGTCGCGCTCGGTGGCGAGCCACGCGCGGAACGCTTCGATCCGGGTATCGGCAACGTGCTCGCGAGACGGCTTCCAGAGCACTTCGGGGATGTCACCAGATTCGGCCATGCGCTGACCCTAACCCGGTTACCGCAAGTGCGCGTCGAACCAGTTCAGCGTGCGCTGCCAGGCTTCCACGGCGGCTTCGGGATCCGCGTCGAACCGGTGGTTGGCCCCGGGGTAGCGCACCACGTTCGTCACCGCGCCGGAATGCGCCGCGGCCTCGCGCAGCTGCTCGACCTCTTCGCCGCCGATCTCGTCACCGGCGTCGCCATAGATGCCGAGCCACGGGCTGGTGAGCTTGCCCGCGATGTCGACGAGCACCGGAAGCTCGCCCGCGGCCTGGCCGCCGACGCTCACCGCGGCGCCGAGCCTGCGGTTGGAGGCCACCACGAGCGCGGCCGTGCCGCCGAGGTCGAAGCCGACCACGCCGAGCAGATCGGCCTGCACACCGTGGTCGACGAGCCAGGCGAGCGTGATGTCCGTCGCGCCGAGCACGTCGTCGCGGGTCAGGTTTTCGCCGGAGAAGTGCGGGGTGACGGCAAGCCAGCCCTCGGCGGCGAGGCTCGCGACGAGTAGCCGGACGCCATCGGTCACGCCGTTGCCCTCGTGCAGCACGACGAGACCACCACGAACCGAGCCATCGGGCTCGGCGTAGGTCAGGCGGATCGCGCGGCCGTCCGAACGCTCGTAGTCATCGGTGTGCGTCTGCGTCATGTACACACTCAACCACCGCGGAGTGAACAGGAGAAGGCGTTCGGCTCACGAAGGTTCACGACGAAAGTCACGGGCACGGGACTCGACAAAGCGTATACCTTTCAGGTGGCCTCACCCGGCCCCGATTGACGAGGAGCGCAGAGCATGTCCGTCACCACTCGACCCGATCTGGTGTCGCTGCCCGGGTACACGCCGGGACGCTCGATTCCTGGAGCGATCAAGCTCGCCAGCAACGAGGTTCCCGGCGGACCGCTGCCGAGTGTGCTGTCGGCCATCGCCGACGCGGCCGCTTCGGCGAACCGCTACCCGGACACCGGTGCGTGGGCGCTGGTGAACCGGCTTTCGGAGAAGCTCGGCGTGCCGACGGAGCGGATCGCGATCGGCTGCGGCTCGGTTTCGCTGTGCCAGCAACTCGCGCAGTCGCTGTGCGAACCCGGTGACGAAGTGCTTTTCGCGTGGCGTTCCTTCGAGGCGTACCCGATCACCACGCAGGTCGCGAACGCGCGCGTGGTCACGGTCCCGCTCGACGCGACGCACACGCACGACCTGGACGCGCTGCTCGCCGCGGTGACCCCGCGCACGAAGGTGCTCTACGTCTGCAATCCCAACAACCCGACCGGAACCGCCGTGCGCCGCGAAGCGTTGCGGGAGTTCCTGTCGAAGGTTCCGCCGCACGTGCTGGTGGTGCTCGACGAGGCGTACTTCGAGTTCGTGACCGACCCGGAAGTGCCGGACGGCCTGGAATTCGCGCGCGAGGTCGACAACGTGGCGGTGTTGCGGACTTTCTCGAAGGCGTACGGGCTCGCGGGCCTGCGCGTCGGTTACGCGGTCGCGCCCGAGCACGTCGTGGAAGCGCTGCGGAAGGTCTTCACCCCGTTCAGCGTGAACGCGGTCGCACAGGCGGCGGCGCTCGCTTCGCTGGACGCCGAAAGCGAGCTTTTGGCGCGCTGCACCGAAATCACGGCGGAACGCGACCGCGTGCGCGCGGCGTTGCTCGAAATGGGTTACGAGATCCCGGAAACCCAAGCGAACTTCGTGTGGTTCCCGCTCGGCGAGCGCACCACGGAGTTCTCGGAGTTCATGCTCGACCGGAAACTCGTCGTACGCCCCTTCGCGGGCGAAGGCGCGCGAGTGACGATCGGGACGCCCTCGGAGAACGACACGTTCCTCGACGCGGCTCGCGCTTTTCGCGACGCTTGACCAGGTGTCACGGCCGCGCCCGTTGGGATGATCCGGCCGTGGCGCTGTGTCTTTTGCCGTAGCGTCGGCCTACTTTTGGCCGCATGGTGCGGAAACGGAGTTCCTCGGCGCACAAGCGCGAGATCGGCGAAGCGCTGCGGGACGCCCGTGAGCGGGCGAACCTGACGGCGGCGCAGCTGGCCGGGCGGCTGGACTGCTCGGCCAGCAAGGTCTCGCGGATGGAAAGCGGTCACCGCGGTGTGGCCGAGCTGGACCTGACCATGTTCCTGGCGAACTGCGGCACGCCGAGGAAGGAGGTCGTGGAACTGCTGGAAGTGTTGCGGGAGAGCGATGACGGGTATCGGCTGCGGCCGCACCAGGAGCGGTTGCCGGACGAACTGAGATCGCTGATCGCGCAGGAGAACCTGGCGACCTCGATCATCGACTTCGAGCCTGGCGTGGTG is part of the Amycolatopsis sp. CA-230715 genome and encodes:
- a CDS encoding acetoacetate--CoA ligase, whose translation is MAESGDIPEVLWKPSREHVADTRIEAFRAWLATERDVKVDGYDELWRFSTEDLDGFWGAVTEFFGVRWHERPSEVLADRSMPGAKWFPGGTLNYAEHALTSDVAGAAKADDELALIFHREDGVAGEVTYGELRARVAAARAALAELGVGKGDRVVALAPNCPQTLVAFLAAASLGAIWSSCSPDFGVRAVSDRFAQIEPKVLVAVNGYVYNGRSFDVRPTVRKLAEEIETVEATLLIDYVGGGTFDGALDWDETLAKHDGAELAFEPVPFDHPLWVLYSSGTTGLPKGIVHGHGGIIAEHLKAIGLQYDLGPGDRFFWFTTTGWMMWNFLVSGLLVGTTVVLFDGSPGHPDLGVLWKLAEQHRVSYFGTSAPFVQSCLKAHLRPAAQYDLTALRAIGSTGSPLSQEGFRWLVDEVGASVQICSVSGGTDLCTAFVGSAPDVPVWIGELSCRSLGTAAASYDEAGKPVVEEVGELVITAPMPSMPVFFWHDEDGSRLREAYFEDFPGVWRHGDWIKITTRGSAVIYGRSDSTLNRGGVRMGTAEFYRVVEGYDEVADSLVIDTSSAANPDGELLCFLVLAEGVTLDEIEPVLRRELRGALSPRHVPDRFVVVAEVPRTLNGKKCEVPVKKILSGVAPERAVSRDALANPASLAPFVELAPPG
- a CDS encoding dienelactone hydrolase family protein, translating into MTQTHTDDYERSDGRAIRLTYAEPDGSVRGGLVVLHEGNGVTDGVRLLVASLAAEGWLAVTPHFSGENLTRDDVLGATDITLAWLVDHGVQADLLGVVGFDLGGTAALVVASNRRLGAAVSVGGQAAGELPVLVDIAGKLTSPWLGIYGDAGDEIGGEEVEQLREAAAHSGAVTNVVRYPGANHRFDADPEAAVEAWQRTLNWFDAHLR
- the hisC gene encoding histidinol-phosphate transaminase, with product MSVTTRPDLVSLPGYTPGRSIPGAIKLASNEVPGGPLPSVLSAIADAAASANRYPDTGAWALVNRLSEKLGVPTERIAIGCGSVSLCQQLAQSLCEPGDEVLFAWRSFEAYPITTQVANARVVTVPLDATHTHDLDALLAAVTPRTKVLYVCNPNNPTGTAVRREALREFLSKVPPHVLVVLDEAYFEFVTDPEVPDGLEFAREVDNVAVLRTFSKAYGLAGLRVGYAVAPEHVVEALRKVFTPFSVNAVAQAAALASLDAESELLARCTEITAERDRVRAALLEMGYEIPETQANFVWFPLGERTTEFSEFMLDRKLVVRPFAGEGARVTIGTPSENDTFLDAARAFRDA